One window of Cherax quadricarinatus isolate ZL_2023a chromosome 16, ASM3850222v1, whole genome shotgun sequence genomic DNA carries:
- the LOC128688803 gene encoding uncharacterized protein: protein MRVLDTAPMLARRPVMETVPMLETRGLVVATISVLEIKHVVLVSLEGFDVEEVVMGLWKAGVTLEVHLDYLPPQELPQADFSSLNIMGKEDKQETLWMRVNWRFLYGRGPLHRCHMALLVVGPMPWALAAAVQMMSRAVLGNTDTLLLAPVGGSVNCSLLCPHIPLAVRVAVLEVQQRQPRWASYLPLLSNTKM from the exons ATGAGAGTGCTGGATACTGCACCAATGTTGGCGAGAAGACCAGTGATGGAGACAGTACCAATGTTGGAGACTCGCGGGCTGGTGGTGGCAACAATTTCAGTGTTGGAAATAAAACACGTAGTGTTGGTGTCACTTGAAGGCTTTG ATGTGGAAGAGGTTGTGATGGGGTTATGGAAGGCCGGGGTGACTCTGGAGGTGCACCTCGactaccttccaccacaggaATTACCTCAGGCAGATTTCAGCTCTTTAAATATCATGGGAAAAGAGGATAAGCAAGAAACATTGTGGATGAGGGTTAACTGGAGATTCTTGTACGGTCGTGGCCCTCTGCACCGGTGCCACATGGCCCTCCTGGTGGTGGGCCCCATGCCATGGGCCCTCGCTGCTGCTGTTCAG ATGATGTCCAGAGCAGTGTTAGGAAAT ACTGACACGCTTCTTCTGGCACCAGTGGGAGGGTCGGTCAATTGTAGCCTGCTATGTCCCCACATACCTTTAGCTGTGCGCGTGGCAGTTCTGGAGGTGCAGCAGCGACAGCCTAGATGGGCAAGTTATTTACCTCTTTTGTCAAATACAAAGATGTGA